Proteins from a genomic interval of Acomys russatus chromosome 19, mAcoRus1.1, whole genome shotgun sequence:
- the Tbl2 gene encoding transducin beta-like protein 2 translates to MELPQMPELMGLSLLVGLLALVATAAVARGLLWAKEDKASQPVCQKASESKKSGPKKQKQNQRGRKEKPQQHNFTHRLLAAALKSHSGNISCMDFSSNGKYLATCADDRTVRIWSTKDFLQREHRSMRANVELDHATLVRFSPDCRAFLVWLANGDTLRVFKMTKREDGGYTFTATPEDFPKKHKAPIINIGIADTGKFIMTASSDTTVLIWNLKGQVLYTINTNQMNNNYAVISPCSRFVGSCGFTPDVKIWEVCFGKKGEFQEVLRAFELKGHSASVHCFAFSNDSRRMASVSKDGTWKLWDTDVEYKKQQDPYLLRTGRFEEAATMPCHLALSPDTHVLALATGTSIHLFNTRRGEKEECFESVHGESIADLTFDITGRFLASCGDRVVRLFHNTPGYRAVVEEMQGLLKRASSESTRQRLQQQLTQAQEALKNLGALKK, encoded by the exons ATGGAGCTGCCGCAGATGCCGGAGCTGATGGGGTTGTCCTTGCTGGTGGGGCTGCTGGCCCTGGTGGCCACGGCGGCGGTGGCGCGGGGCTTGCTGTGGGCGAAGGAGGACAAGGCCAGCCAGCCCGTCT GCCAGAAGGCCAGCGAATCCAAGAAATCAGGAcccaagaagcagaaacagaatcAGCGGGGTCGCAAGGAGAAGCCTCAGCAGCACAACTTCACCCACCGCCTTCTGGCTGCAGCACTGAAG AGCCACAGTGGGAATATATCTTGCATGGACTTCAGCAGCAATGGCAAGTATCTGGCCACCTGTGCGGATGACCGCACAGTCCGCATCTGGAGCACCAAGGATTTCCTTCAGCGGGAGCACCGCAGCATGAGAGCCAACGTGGAGCTGGACCATGCCACCTTGGTGCGCTTCAGCCCTGACTGCAG AGCCTTTCTTGTTTGGCTGGCCAATGGAGACACCCTCCGTGTCTTTAAGATGACCAAGCGAGAAGATGGGGGTTATACTTTCACAGCCACCCCAGAGGACTTCCCTAAAAAGCACAAGGCACCCATCATCAACATTGGCATTGCTGACACAG GGAAGTTCATCATGACGGCCTCCAGTGACACGACTGTCCTCATCTGGAACCTGAAAGGTCAGGTGCTATACACAATCAACACCAACCAGATGAACAACAATTATGCTGTTATCTCCCCATGTagcag GTTTGTGGGTTCGTGTGGCTTCACCCCAGATGTGAAGATCTGGGAAGTCTGCTTTGGGAAGAAGGGGGAGTTCCAGGAGGTGCTGCGAGCCTTTGAACTGAAGGGCCACTCTGCATCTGTCCACTGTTTCGCTTTCTCCAACGACTCTCGGAG GATGGCCTCTGTCTCCAAGGATGGCACATGGAAGCTGTGGGACACAGATGTGGAATACAAGAAGCAGCAGGACCCCTACTTGCTAAGGACAGGCCGCTTTGAAGAGGCGGCCACCATGCCTTGCCACCTGGCACTCTCCCCTGACACCCATGTCCTGGCCTTGGCCACTGGCACCAGTATTCATCTCTTCAACACCAGGcgtggggagaaggaagagtgCTTCGAGAGTGTCCACGGGGAGTCTATTGCTGACCTGACTTTTGACATCACTGGCCGCTTCCTGGCCTCCTGTGGGGACCGTGTGGTGCGGCTCTTCCACAACACTCCTGGCTACCGGGCTGTGGTGGAGGAGATGCAGGGCCTCCTGAAGCGGGCATCCAGTGAGAGTACCCGCCAGAGGCTGCAGCAACAGCTGACCCAGGCCCAAGAGGCCCTAAAGAACCTGGGTGCCCTGAAGAAGTGA